GCTCACCGCCGCCGTCGCGCCCGAGACCGCCGCGCTCGCGCGCGAGGAGCTCACGAGCAAGGACGTCGAGCTCGCCTGAGTGCGCCGGGCCACGACGTGCGGGCGACCGGCCGCACGAGGTGCCGCCGTCCGGCACGGGAGGGCCGGCTCAGGCCGGGCCGGTCTCCTCGATCAGTCGCAGCGCCGCGCTCACGCGCGGGTTGCGGTCCGGCGAGGCGTCGATGCCGAGCGTCGAGTAGATCGCGTTGACGTGGTTCTGCACCGACTTCTCCGCGATGCCGAGCTCGTGCGCGATCCCGCCGTTCGAGTAGCCCGCCGCCAGCAGGCGGAGCACCCCGTACTGACGGTCGGTGAGCTGGGCGACCCGTGATCCGGCTCGCGGCGTCATCCGGTTGAGCAGGGCGGGGTCGAGGGTCGACCCGCCCGCGGCTGCGATGTGGATCGCGCGCAGCAGCGCGGCCGAGTCGTTCGTCGACGTCTTGGACAGGTAGCTCCACCCGCCCGCGATGTCCCGCGGGAGGTCGAGCATGAGGTCCATCGCGTCCTGCGCGCTGAGCAGCACGACCTTGAGGTTCGGGTCAGCGCGGCACAGGAGCACGCCCAGCCCGATGCCGTTGCCGTCCGGCAGGTCGATATCGAGCAGCACGACGTCCGTAGAACCGGGAGTGATGCGTGCACGGGCTTCGGTGACCGTCGCCGTCGAGCTGGTCAGCTGGAGAGCTTCGTCGTCCTCCAGGATCTTCTCGAGCATGCTGCGGAACAGGGTGTGGTCCTCGACCACCGCCACGCGGATCCGTGCGTCATTACTCGTCATTTTCCTAGTATTGCGGAAGATCGGCGCAATACTGGGTGGATGGACAGCAAACGCGGGCTCGCGGCCTGGATCCGGCAGTCCGACGAGCGTCAGGACATGTGGGCGCTCACGGCGTCGACGTTCGCGATCCTCGCCCTGTTCTTCGTCGTCGGTGGGTTCTACGTCGCGACCGTCGCAGGGCTGCGCGACCCCGCAACTCTGCCGGAA
This genomic window from Flavimobilis soli contains:
- a CDS encoding response regulator — protein: MTSNDARIRVAVVEDHTLFRSMLEKILEDDEALQLTSSTATVTEARARITPGSTDVVLLDIDLPDGNGIGLGVLLCRADPNLKVVLLSAQDAMDLMLDLPRDIAGGWSYLSKTSTNDSAALLRAIHIAAAGGSTLDPALLNRMTPRAGSRVAQLTDRQYGVLRLLAAGYSNGGIAHELGIAEKSVQNHVNAIYSTLGIDASPDRNPRVSAALRLIEETGPA